The Shewanella sp. NFH-SH190041 genome has a window encoding:
- the ald gene encoding alanine dehydrogenase: MIIGVPKEIKNHEYRVGMVPASVRELSLQGHNVFVETHAGMGIGFSDQDYIDAGAQILPSAQAVFDAAEMIIKVKEPQACERAMLRPEQILFTYLHLAPDLPQTRELIDSGAVCIAYETVTDDNNGLPLLAPMSEVAGRMSIQAGAMALEKSRGGRGVLLGGVPGVEPAKVVIIGGGTVGTNAAQMAVGMGADVTVLDRSLDALRRLNVQFGSRVKAVYSTADAIERHVLDADLVIGGVLIPGAAAPKLVTRQMISQMKPGSAVVDVAIDQGGCVATSKATTHEEPTYLVDNVVHYCVANMPGAVARTSTFALNNVTLPYILKLANEGYREALLSDPHLLNGLNVMAGKLTCKEVAIAHQLLYADPSALLAS; encoded by the coding sequence ATGATCATAGGTGTACCCAAGGAAATAAAGAACCACGAATACCGTGTTGGCATGGTGCCAGCGAGCGTTCGCGAGCTCTCTTTACAGGGGCATAACGTCTTTGTAGAAACCCATGCAGGCATGGGCATCGGATTCAGTGATCAGGATTATATTGATGCTGGTGCTCAGATTTTACCCTCGGCACAAGCCGTATTTGATGCTGCAGAAATGATTATTAAGGTAAAAGAACCTCAAGCTTGTGAAAGGGCAATGTTACGTCCAGAGCAAATTCTATTTACTTATCTGCATTTGGCACCAGACCTGCCCCAAACGCGAGAATTAATTGACAGTGGTGCTGTCTGTATTGCCTATGAAACGGTCACAGATGATAACAATGGCCTGCCATTGTTAGCACCTATGTCTGAAGTTGCCGGACGCATGTCCATCCAAGCTGGCGCGATGGCACTGGAAAAGTCTCGAGGCGGTCGCGGCGTGTTACTTGGCGGGGTTCCCGGTGTTGAGCCTGCCAAGGTAGTGATTATCGGCGGCGGCACCGTAGGCACAAATGCGGCACAGATGGCGGTCGGTATGGGAGCAGATGTCACGGTACTGGATCGCAGTCTCGATGCTTTACGTCGGCTCAATGTACAATTTGGTTCTCGCGTAAAAGCAGTTTATTCAACTGCAGATGCGATTGAGCGCCATGTGCTGGATGCTGACTTGGTGATTGGTGGAGTACTGATCCCAGGCGCGGCCGCCCCCAAATTAGTCACCCGCCAGATGATAAGCCAGATGAAACCGGGCAGCGCCGTGGTTGATGTGGCAATTGATCAGGGTGGATGTGTGGCCACCTCTAAAGCAACCACCCATGAAGAGCCCACGTATTTGGTCGATAATGTTGTACATTATTGTGTCGCTAATATGCCCGGCGCAGTAGCGCGCACTTCCACTTTTGCACTCAACAATGTCACCCTGCCCTATATTTTAAAACTGGCAAATGAAGGGTATCGAGAAGCATTGCTATCAGATCCACACCTGCTTAATGGCTTAAATGTCATGGCAGGTAAATTGACTTGTAAAGAGGTCGCTATCGCCCATCAGCTCCTCTATGCAGACCCATCTGCACTACTCGCAAGTTAA
- a CDS encoding riboflavin synthase subunit alpha: MFTGIVQAACDVVAIQKRAGLHTLEVALPARLQDGLTTGASVANNGVCLTVTRLANDRVFFDVMEETLSLTNLSDLQVGSQVNIERSLTFGSEIGGHILSGHIHTTAKVDAVSHTDEHYDLTLSVAAKWMPYILYKGFIGVNGCSLTIGRVEGNTFMLHLIPETLKLTNLGQVVPGSLLNIEIDSQTQAIVDTVERVLAQRAAQQN; the protein is encoded by the coding sequence ATGTTTACTGGTATCGTGCAAGCCGCATGTGACGTGGTGGCAATACAAAAAAGAGCTGGATTACATACCCTAGAAGTGGCTCTGCCTGCGAGATTGCAGGATGGACTGACGACAGGTGCCAGTGTGGCGAATAATGGTGTATGTTTGACAGTCACCCGGCTGGCGAATGATAGAGTGTTTTTTGATGTGATGGAAGAGACCCTGAGCTTGACCAATCTCTCAGATTTACAAGTTGGTAGCCAGGTTAATATTGAACGTTCATTAACCTTTGGTAGCGAAATTGGCGGCCATATTCTATCTGGTCATATTCATACTACTGCAAAGGTTGATGCGGTTTCCCACACCGATGAACACTATGACTTGACTTTATCTGTCGCGGCAAAGTGGATGCCTTATATCCTTTACAAAGGATTTATCGGGGTCAATGGGTGCAGCTTGACTATTGGTCGCGTGGAGGGAAATACCTTTATGCTGCATTTGATCCCTGAAACGTTGAAATTGACCAATTTGGGACAGGTCGTCCCAGGCAGTTTGCTTAATATTGAAATCGACAGCCAAACTCAAGCGATTGTTGATACTGTTGAGCGGGTATTAGCTCAGCGAGCGGCACAACAAAACTAA
- the rpmI gene encoding 50S ribosomal protein L35 has product MPKMKTDRGVAKRFKKTANGFKRKQAHLRHILTKKSTKRKRHLRAKCLVAKADMPAIARQLPYA; this is encoded by the coding sequence ATGCCTAAGATGAAAACAGATCGCGGTGTTGCAAAGCGCTTCAAGAAAACCGCTAATGGTTTCAAGCGTAAGCAAGCTCACCTGCGTCACATTTTGACCAAGAAAAGCACCAAGCGTAAGCGTCACCTGCGTGCTAAATGTTTAGTAGCTAAAGCTGACATGCCTGCAATTGCACGTCAACTACCATACGCTTAA
- the thrS gene encoding threonine--tRNA ligase has translation MPVITLPDGSKREFDRPVSTLDVAADIGPGLAKACIAGRVNGELKDACDLIEQDAELSIITAKDAEGLEILRHSCAHLLGHAVKQLWPETKMAIGPVIDNGFYYDIDLDHKLTQEDLEKLEKRMQELAKTHYDVVKRVVSWQEARDAFDARGETYKMAILDENIGREETPALYHHEEYTDMCRGPHVPNMRFCEHFKLMNVAGAYWRGNSDNKMLQRIYGTAWGDKKALKAHLVRLEEASKRDHRKIGKQLDLYHMQEEAPGMVFWHNDGWSLFLELERFVRQRLGFYDYQEVKGPLMMDRVLWERSGHWDKYADAMFTTSSENREYAIKPMNCPGHVQIFNQGLKSYRDLPLRMAEFGCCHRNEPSGSLHGLMRVRGFTQDDAHIFCTEEQVQQEVSGCIKMVYETYATFGFNNIVVKLSTRPEKRIGDDAMWDRAEEALKEALRSNGIEFEILPGEGAFYGPKIEFTLHDCLDRAWQCGTVQLDYALPGRLGATYVAEDNSRQTPVMIHRAILGSLERFLGILIEEYAGKFPVWLAPMQAVVMNITDKQADYVEELVKFFKQQGIRASSDLRNEKIGFKIREHTLRRVPYLLVVGDQEMENKEIAVRTRDGVDLGKMKVEAFAEMVKKQISLRSLNLLEE, from the coding sequence ATGCCTGTAATTACTCTTCCTGACGGCAGCAAACGCGAGTTTGATCGCCCTGTTTCCACTTTAGATGTTGCCGCTGATATCGGTCCTGGTCTGGCGAAAGCTTGTATCGCTGGCCGCGTCAATGGTGAGCTGAAAGATGCCTGCGATCTGATTGAGCAGGATGCTGAGCTGTCTATTATTACCGCCAAAGACGCAGAGGGTCTTGAGATCCTGCGTCACTCATGTGCTCACCTGTTGGGTCATGCCGTCAAGCAACTGTGGCCTGAAACCAAAATGGCAATTGGTCCAGTGATTGATAATGGCTTCTACTATGACATCGATCTTGACCACAAGCTGACCCAGGAAGATCTGGAAAAGCTGGAAAAGCGCATGCAGGAACTGGCCAAGACCCATTACGATGTGGTTAAGCGCGTAGTGAGCTGGCAGGAAGCCCGCGATGCATTTGATGCCCGCGGCGAAACTTACAAAATGGCAATTCTGGATGAGAATATCGGTCGGGAAGAAACGCCTGCTCTGTATCATCACGAAGAATACACCGATATGTGTCGTGGTCCGCATGTACCCAATATGCGTTTTTGTGAACATTTTAAACTGATGAATGTCGCTGGTGCTTACTGGCGTGGTAACTCAGATAATAAGATGTTGCAACGTATCTATGGTACTGCGTGGGGCGACAAGAAAGCACTGAAAGCACACTTGGTTCGTCTGGAAGAAGCATCTAAGCGCGATCACCGTAAAATCGGTAAGCAGTTAGATCTGTACCATATGCAAGAAGAAGCGCCAGGTATGGTGTTCTGGCACAACGATGGTTGGAGTCTGTTCTTGGAGCTGGAACGTTTTGTGCGTCAGCGTCTGGGATTCTACGACTATCAAGAAGTGAAAGGTCCGTTGATGATGGACCGTGTGCTGTGGGAACGTTCCGGTCACTGGGATAAATATGCTGATGCCATGTTTACCACTAGCAGTGAAAACCGCGAATATGCCATTAAGCCAATGAACTGCCCAGGTCACGTACAGATCTTCAACCAAGGGTTGAAGTCTTACCGCGATCTGCCTCTGCGTATGGCTGAGTTTGGTTGTTGTCACCGCAATGAGCCATCCGGTTCTTTGCATGGTTTGATGCGGGTACGTGGCTTTACTCAGGACGACGCACACATTTTCTGTACTGAAGAGCAAGTGCAGCAGGAAGTGAGTGGCTGTATCAAGATGGTATATGAAACCTATGCGACTTTCGGTTTCAATAATATCGTGGTTAAGCTGTCTACTCGCCCTGAAAAGCGTATCGGTGACGATGCGATGTGGGATCGTGCTGAAGAAGCACTGAAAGAAGCACTGCGCAGTAATGGTATTGAATTTGAGATTCTGCCAGGCGAAGGCGCTTTCTATGGTCCTAAAATTGAATTTACTTTGCATGACTGCTTGGATCGTGCTTGGCAGTGTGGTACTGTGCAGCTCGATTACGCACTGCCTGGCCGTTTAGGTGCAACTTATGTTGCCGAAGATAACAGCCGCCAGACCCCAGTGATGATCCACCGCGCTATTTTAGGCTCTCTGGAACGCTTCTTGGGTATCCTGATCGAAGAATATGCAGGTAAATTCCCTGTATGGCTGGCGCCAATGCAGGCAGTTGTCATGAATATCACCGACAAACAAGCCGATTATGTTGAAGAATTAGTCAAATTCTTCAAACAACAGGGAATTAGAGCATCTTCGGACTTGAGGAACGAGAAGATAGGCTTTAAAATACGCGAACACACCTTAAGGCGTGTTCCTTATTTGCTGGTCGTTGGTGATCAGGAGATGGAAAATAAGGAAATAGCGGTGCGAACCAGAGATGGTGTTGACCTAGGCAAGATGAAAGTTGAAGCCTTTGCAGAAATGGTCAAAAAACAAATTTCGCTCCGTAGTCTCAATCTGTTGGAGGAATAG
- a CDS encoding CPXCG motif-containing cysteine-rich protein, translating to MKLKNTTIACPHCGHHQYIPVDASNGDQDYFEDCRICCNPIHLRLHLDDAQRSIELYIDADDEQFY from the coding sequence ATGAAACTGAAAAATACCACTATCGCTTGCCCCCATTGCGGGCACCACCAATATATCCCTGTCGATGCCAGTAATGGTGATCAGGATTATTTTGAAGATTGCCGTATCTGCTGCAATCCAATCCATCTTCGCCTGCATCTTGATGATGCCCAGCGCAGTATTGAACTTTATATCGATGCTGATGATGAGCAATTTTACTAG
- a CDS encoding pteridine reductase: protein MAHWALITGGSQRIGAHIARILHQHGWHIAIHCHQGLAQAKQLASELNQHRVDSACVFQADLSDDAARMTFAAEMMAALPHLNVLINNAAVFFPTPLDSITPQQAREILNTNLLAPYFLAKDLMPLLQQDQGSIINMLDIHGQRPLFNHGLYSISKAGLEMATRSLAQELAPTVRVNGIAPGAIIWPDGSQTASQQQVMQQIPLGRCGQAEDIAQLVLFLTRAPYITGQIIAVDGGRSATGYIGAE from the coding sequence ATGGCTCACTGGGCATTAATTACTGGCGGCAGCCAACGTATCGGCGCACATATTGCCCGCATCCTGCATCAGCATGGCTGGCATATCGCGATTCATTGCCACCAAGGGTTAGCGCAAGCGAAGCAATTAGCCTCTGAGCTAAATCAACATCGCGTCGATTCCGCCTGCGTATTTCAGGCCGATCTGTCTGATGATGCAGCCAGAATGACATTTGCCGCGGAGATGATGGCGGCCTTGCCCCACCTCAATGTGCTTATTAATAATGCTGCGGTTTTTTTCCCCACCCCGCTTGACAGTATTACGCCACAACAAGCCAGAGAGATACTTAATACCAATTTACTGGCACCATATTTTTTGGCAAAAGATCTCATGCCGCTTTTACAGCAGGATCAAGGCAGTATCATCAATATGCTGGATATCCATGGCCAACGTCCATTATTCAACCATGGACTCTATTCCATCAGTAAGGCAGGATTGGAGATGGCAACCCGCTCTTTGGCTCAGGAGTTGGCTCCAACAGTCAGAGTGAACGGGATTGCTCCGGGAGCAATTATCTGGCCCGACGGCAGCCAAACGGCATCACAACAGCAGGTTATGCAGCAAATCCCTTTAGGTCGCTGCGGACAAGCTGAGGATATTGCCCAATTGGTGCTATTTCTCACTCGGGCACCCTATATCACAGGTCAGATCATTGCTGTAGATGGCGGCCGCAGTGCCACCGGCTATATAGGAGCCGAGTGA
- the trxB gene encoding thioredoxin-disulfide reductase — protein MSQKKHCKLLILGSGPAGYTAAVYAARANLDPVIITGMQQGGQLTTTTEVENWPGDPDDLTGPVLMERMQKHAEKFNTEIVFDHINRVDFSQRPFQLFGDNMHYTCDALIIATGASAKYLGLPSEEAFKGRGVSACATCDGFFYRNQKVAVVGGGNTAVEEALYLSNIAAEVHVIHRRDSFRSEKILADRLLEKARSGNVVLHLDRTLDEVLGDQMGVTGLTMRSTKDNSNEQLDVAGVFIAIGHSPNTEIFADQLAMNNGYLKVQSGLEGNATQTSIPGIFAAGDVMDHVYRQAITSAGTGCMAALDAERYLDSLK, from the coding sequence ATGAGCCAGAAGAAACACTGTAAGTTATTGATTTTAGGTTCTGGTCCTGCGGGGTATACCGCCGCAGTTTATGCCGCCCGAGCCAACCTTGACCCTGTTATTATCACAGGAATGCAGCAAGGTGGCCAATTGACGACAACCACAGAAGTGGAAAACTGGCCAGGTGATCCCGATGACCTGACAGGTCCTGTGCTAATGGAGCGCATGCAAAAGCACGCAGAAAAATTTAATACTGAAATCGTCTTTGACCATATCAACCGAGTTGATTTCAGTCAGCGTCCCTTCCAGCTATTTGGCGACAATATGCATTACACCTGTGATGCACTAATTATCGCTACTGGTGCATCCGCTAAATATCTTGGTTTACCTTCTGAAGAAGCCTTTAAAGGTCGAGGCGTATCAGCCTGTGCTACTTGTGATGGTTTTTTCTACCGCAATCAAAAAGTCGCTGTAGTCGGTGGTGGCAATACCGCAGTTGAAGAAGCGCTATACCTCAGTAATATTGCCGCTGAAGTCCACGTAATCCACCGTCGTGACAGCTTCCGTAGTGAAAAAATTCTGGCTGACCGCCTCCTGGAAAAAGCCCGTAGTGGCAATGTGGTATTACATCTTGATCGCACACTCGATGAAGTATTAGGAGATCAGATGGGCGTAACGGGCCTAACGATGCGTTCAACCAAAGATAACAGTAACGAGCAGCTTGATGTTGCAGGTGTCTTTATCGCCATCGGCCACAGCCCTAATACTGAGATTTTTGCCGACCAACTGGCGATGAATAATGGCTATCTAAAAGTACAAAGCGGTTTAGAAGGTAATGCAACCCAAACCAGTATCCCCGGTATTTTTGCCGCAGGCGATGTAATGGATCATGTATACCGCCAAGCAATTACCTCTGCCGGTACCGGCTGTATGGCCGCACTGGATGCAGAACGTTATCTAGATAGCCTCAAGTAA
- the rplT gene encoding 50S ribosomal protein L20, protein MPRVKRGVTARARHKKVLKLAKGYYGARSRTYRVAVQAVTKAGQYAYRDRRQKKRQFRQLWIARINAASRQNGLSYSRFINGLKKASIEIDRKILADIAVFDKVVFATLVEKAKEALAK, encoded by the coding sequence ATGCCTAGAGTTAAGCGTGGTGTAACCGCTCGTGCTCGTCACAAGAAAGTTCTGAAACTGGCTAAAGGTTATTATGGCGCTCGTAGCCGTACTTACCGTGTTGCAGTACAAGCTGTAACCAAAGCTGGTCAATATGCTTACCGTGACCGTCGTCAGAAGAAACGTCAATTCCGTCAACTGTGGATTGCTCGTATCAATGCGGCTTCTCGTCAAAATGGTCTGTCTTACAGCCGTTTTATCAACGGTCTGAAGAAGGCTTCTATCGAAATCGATCGTAAGATTTTGGCAGACATCGCTGTATTCGACAAAGTAGTATTTGCTACTCTGGTTGAAAAGGCAAAAGAAGCTCTGGCTAAGTAA
- the infC gene encoding translation initiation factor IF-3 translates to MKIKKAGRQAAPNRINDEITGVPEVRLNGVDGEQIGIVSIREAQNLADEAGVDLVEISPNAEPPVCRIMDYGKYLFDKAKAAKEQKKKQKQVQVKEVKFRPGTDENDYQVKLRNLIRFLEDGDKAKITLRFRGREMAHQNLGMDLLNRIKGDLEELAVVESFPKMEGRQAVMVLAPKKK, encoded by the coding sequence ATAAAGATCAAGAAAGCAGGGCGTCAGGCTGCCCCAAATCGTATCAATGATGAAATCACTGGTGTACCAGAGGTACGTTTAAACGGCGTTGATGGCGAGCAAATCGGTATCGTCAGTATTCGTGAAGCACAGAACCTGGCTGATGAAGCAGGTGTAGATCTGGTAGAGATCAGTCCGAATGCCGAACCGCCAGTCTGTCGCATAATGGACTACGGTAAATATCTGTTCGATAAAGCTAAAGCTGCTAAAGAACAGAAGAAAAAGCAAAAACAGGTTCAGGTTAAGGAAGTTAAATTCCGTCCTGGAACTGATGAGAACGACTATCAGGTAAAACTACGCAACCTGATTCGTTTTCTGGAAGACGGTGACAAAGCTAAAATTACGCTGCGTTTCCGTGGCCGGGAAATGGCTCACCAGAACCTGGGTATGGATCTTCTGAACCGTATCAAAGGCGACCTGGAAGAGCTGGCAGTTGTAGAATCCTTCCCGAAAATGGAAGGCCGACAAGCTGTTATGGTTCTCGCGCCGAAGAAGAAATAG